The nucleotide sequence GGGGACTGCAGTCAACCCCATGAACTAAGGCTAACAATGGCTGCTGTGCCGGTCAGTAATGTCAGGGAGAATCCAAGATGGGATGGCTACCCCTAAGTCTCAAATGCACCCATGTGTTTCCCAAGTTGACTTTTGGTGGCAGAGATGAGACTGCAACAACCCACAGCTTGGGCACCAGCCTCAGAGAAATGTATTGGCTTAGAAATGAGGCTGATTGATGCTAAGAGTTCTCAGTACCCAGAGTTGCAACAAAGGAGGATTAACTGGTGCAGCAGCTTCAGGGACAGGACCCACCATACTCTGTTATCAGAATCTTGGTGGAGATGCTGCAAGTGGCTCGGGGTCCTGCCACACATTGGCTTAAATGCCAAGGCAGGCACCAGAAAAATAATCTTCAGGAAGAGTCTGCCATCACAGCCTGAGACCTCATACAGGTAGGGATGGGAGGGCTGCTCTCTCacagattaaaaatagaactggggcTCAAATGAAGAGTAGTTGAGAGACTCCGTAGGGCCAGAGTTAGTGGTACCCATACCCTTACTGGGACAGACATTATTAATGCTTTTGATGCAGAGGTTCTGATAAGAAGAGGAGTCAAATTGGGGTCAACATCAGGGCAGGGCTACTTGCTCCTCTCTTCAATGTCCAGTTGCCTGGGCAGCAGAGGGCACCCTCAACTGGGCCAGCACCTAATGGCAGAAGAAGTTGGCACCTTattaatcacaaagaaaaatcatccaggatttaaagCAAACCCTCTCTATGTAAGGATATAAACACCTGGAGCCTATGCTATAAAGATATAAACTTTCCACTAAGAACTCATCTTAAGTTAGCTCATATACTTCTATTCTTTATTGCTGCTTTCCAGTATACACACCTCAgtcttcttcatattttattaattgtcACTATCTTCATCATCTGAAGAGTTATTTCTTGCTCCTATGATggaattatacatatatttatatacgtAAACATTTAGCAACAATTTTTTAatatacagatgagaaaatcatTACCTTGCAGTTACTTATTAGCATCACAAGGTGGCACTGGTATAAACTTCAGCCAACccaccattttaaatttttaacaatttgGGGTAGGAATAATCTCAgacatatcattttcattttcattctttcttttttcagtgctgaggatggaaccccagggtcttgtacacgagctacatcctcagtccatcTTTCCTTTGAGTAGATACAATAAACTGCATCCTTGAACCTGTTCTCAGCTATTGTTCTCCCACCTCCTTCCTTAGCTCAGAAGAGGCCAACAATACATTTAAGCTGTCAGTTTGTGGCATGAGGTCCTCAGAAAAACATCAACTGccttccctttctttattttgcctCAATGCCAGACTTGAAATCGCCATATTTAGGGGTTAAACTGCCATTTTCACAGGTCTTTATTAACCCAACCATTTCTTTCATTCCTGAACCAGATCTGACCTCAGTCCTAGCCTAAGGTCCTCACTTGCTCTCCCAGGCTGAGTACGGACATTCTGTTGATATTTCCTCCTGTTCGCCTCCTCAGGAGGTGGTTGCAGGGTTCCACAGCaataacagcagcagcagcagcaacaacaacaagtGAGCAGGGTACACAGGAGGACAAGTGTCTAAAAGGTAGAAGGTAGGCCTCAGTTCAGCAGTTCTTCTGTATTTCCACTGCagttcccctccttccttcctcctcacaCCCAGAAAATGAGACAATAGAAACTTTCGTCTGAGAAGAGGGTCAGAGACTAGGAAGAAATTGTGTACCTTGAACCAACAACTATTCAGTGTAAAATAGTATGTGACTCCTTCTTCCCCATAGTGATCATACAGGTATATTCCCAATGAGCCATGCTTGTCATAGATTTTCCGCTTCTTAGGGTCGCTCAGTATAGCATGGGCTGTGTTGATCTCTTTGAAGATTTCTGCTGCTTGAGGGTTCCCTGGATTCTTGTCTGGATGATACTGCAAGGCCAGTCTCCTACCCAGGCAATACCCAAAAGGAGGGTAGGGAGGAGATGGGGAATGGCTGGGAAGGGAAGGTTAGGATGAGTGGCAGGGATAGGTCTCTAGCTAATGCAGAGGAATGCATGAGATGTGGTATGAAGGATGGAGGCAAGTAGTCAAGGTCTAACATTTTTCCCATGTCATGCTACTTTGGCTCCCAAATAAAGACTTCTTGGGGTTTAGAAATGGGTCAGAAAGCAAGTTAGAAAGAACAGGAATTAAGTGGGGGAAATCTCAAGGTTTGATAAAGAGCTGGGGTCTGAACCTGTAGGCCTTTTTGATATCTTCAGGTGAGGCACCCTTCTTAAGCTCCAGCACTGCATAGAGACTTGTCCCAGTTTTGGACAACCTGCGGGCTGCTTCATCCAGATGAGCCATGCTCTGAGCCAAAGGGACAAGAATAAGACAGTAGTGAGCTGGTACTCTGACTACCAGGAGAGTGCAGATGACCAGAAAggaattcaaattttaaagagGAGAACTCTTGCCCTTACATTTCCCAGGATCCCACATCTACCCAGACCTCCAGTTACCCCACAGCCTAGAGAGGCATAAGCAAGAAGAGGAAACCATGGAAGGGTCTGATTT is from Sciurus carolinensis chromosome 13, mSciCar1.2, whole genome shotgun sequence and encodes:
- the Dnajc5g gene encoding dnaJ homolog subfamily C member 5G, producing the protein MAHLDEAARRLSKTGTSLYAVLELKKGASPEDIKKAYSHSPSPPYPPFGYCLGRRLALQYHPDKNPGNPQAAEIFKEINTAHAILSDPKKRKIYDKHGSLGIYLYDHYGEEGVTYYFTLNSCWFKTLVLLCTLLTCCCCCCCCCYCCGTLQPPPEEANRRKYQQNVRTQPGRASEDLRLGLRSDLVQE